The window GGAGTGCAACTCGATGTGGGCCGCCGTGTACAAGATCGCGAACTCTACCGGGCTGCCGACGGAGATACCGGCCGACATAGACCCGGAGCTGATGGATCTGCTGCAGAGGTGCTTTGAGCGCAATCCGAAGCTGCGCCCGACAGCCGCAGACATGCTGAGCCACCCGTTCTTGGCCAAGGTGACCGAGGGAGTCGCGTCGCCGCTCGAGAAGAGCGGGCGCAAGTGAGGGGGTGCGCACGatcatcatcatctctgcccgcaccccctccctctctccctctctctcacagcCCACCCACTCCGCCTCTCGAACCGTTGCCTTGTCGTTGTTTCTTCCCTATTTCATTGTGCTCTTTTtacgtctgtctgtctgtgttgttgttggccGGCTCGTTGGCTGgctggctgctgcttgtgcttGTAGCGTGATCCTTCTCTTCactcttcccttctcttctgTGCTTCGTTTTCAGTTTGCAGCCGACTattttcctttgttttttttttcgaagTTTGCGTCTGCGCATcagtgccccccccctccctccctccctgtctctctttcttcttgtGGCGTTCGGTGTTATTATTTTCGTTAAGCTCATAACACAACGCATCACATTACGCGCGCGCGATCTCTCGTTTCACGTTTCGTTATGATTTCCGTCTTCTCGTTACGTCTCTTCCCTGTCACCGCTTCCACAGTGCAGCCACCGTCACGGttgcatcaccaccaccaccagcaccaccgccgccgccctctcccctcctccctccgtATGTTTCGTGCGGGCCATCTTCCTTTTTGTGTCTTCTCTCGGCCGGCGTGGCTCCCTACTCATCTCTTGTCTCCCTcagccccacccccttcccaccGCCTCGATCTcgacatgcatgcatgcacacacgcgcgcctgcacgcgcaccccccccctcccctcctgccctcctcctcctattcccccttttccttccctGTCTTCGTCTGTTTCTCGGATCCGCCGTTGCTCGCACGCTGCTTCATACGTGGGAGGGTCGCCTGCCGTTTTTTCGGTTGGTTTCGTTGTCCGTCTGGTCGCGTGCGCATTGTgggccccctctccctcaccaccaccaccacccctcctcaCGGcccggcgtgcgcgcgggaGAATGCGTGTCGCCCGGTGCCTGTGCGCCTGTCCGCGGCCGCGTCTTTTCCGGCCGGCGAGTCCGATCCGCATGGCTCCTCGCGCCCGTGTGCTCGTGCGGCTTGCGCGCCGCTGacaatttttttttttttttgaggggGCGCGAAGTGACGGAGGGGACTCGCTGGGAACGCTGCCGCTTGTCTTGCTGGCCTGTGCGCgcgagaggggaagggagagagggggggaggaggaggagagcgcgaggggagagaagaaagagaacgCAATGATGGgcgtgcggctgccgtgatgccgccgccgccgctgatgatGATGAGCTCTTCTCGTGGTGATGAGGATGATCATGCGTTTGTGtcttgttttgttgttgtttcccCTGCGTTGCGCGTAGACGGTGTCTACCACAGAAGTAAAGggcagaaagagaaggggcgaAAAAggctccttttcctttgtgAAGCTGTGCGCGACGCGTGAAGGAGGCCGGCGACTCCTGAGAAGAAGCGCTCTGACCTAGGGGTGTCGGTGTGCggatgcacgcgcacatgcttGCGTGCCAAGGAGTGCTCGCGCGGGGTGCGGACTCTTCCAACCGCTCTCTAGGCTGCATCACGCAGGTGCTTGGtagaagggagggggtacTGTCGTTGCGCGAGGTGCGTTGTCGACTCCGtcgccgcgcctcctccgtgctTCTCTGCCCACTGACCCCCTTCCGGTTGAGCGATATACTCATTGTGTATGCGTGGCCGGGGGGCATCAGCCGCCCTGCAGCTCTCTGCGCCCAACTGAAACTCAACACCGTTCCTGCCTCGACTCTACTTTGCGATGCATTCACCCAGGTCTTTCTCCGCGGCCGACTGCAGTGGTGAcctgcgtgcacacacgtgcgcgcacaccgaTGTAAGCGGCCTCACCCGGGCACGTCCACATACAGGCAATCATAGACGAACACTCACAAGCCGGCACGTACGCTACACCATCGTAtagacgcagccgcgcaggcgACTGGCGCGCATCTTTTAGAGCCACCACACCCCCTCTGTTCTTTTCCCATTCCCTACCGctaccactaccaccacctTACCGCGCgttcgccgctgcccctgACCTTGACGCCATGCGCGTAAAGAGCATCGTGATTGACGGCTTCAAGTCGTATGCGCACCGCAAGGAGCTGGCGGACCTCAGTCCGCACTTTAACGCCATCACCGGGCTCAATGGCAGTGGTAAGTCGAACATCTTCGACGCCATCTGTTTCGTCATGGGTATCACCAACttgaagcgcgtgcgcgccgagGACCCGCGGGAGCTGATTTTCCGCGCCGGCACGACCGGCGTGCACGCGGCGCGGGTGACGATCGAATTCGTGAACGATGaccccgcctccgccccgccGGGCTACAGCTGCGAGGAGTACCCGCTCATCACCATTGGCCGTCAGATCAAGCTCGGTGGGAGGCAGCAGTTCTTCTTCAACAACAACGTGTCGCTGCAGAGCAAGGTGAAGCGCTTCTTCGAGAGCATCAGCTTGAACGTCGACAACCCCCACTTCATGATCCTGCAGGGGACCGTGCACAAGCTGATCGGCATGCGCTCGCAGGACATCCTGTCCCTCATCGAGGAGGCGGTCGGCACGAAGGCCTTTGatcatcgccgccgcaccgccgagACGCTTATTCGCAACAAGGAGCGGAAGATGGAGGAGATCGACACGAACATCGAGGCGCAGATCCGACCGCTGCTGGAGACGATGCGGGCCGACCAGGAAGAGTACAACACGTTCATGcagaagcgagagaagatGGAGGAAAAGGCGCGCTTCCGTGTCGCGCTGGACTACTACACGCATcgcacgcagcacacagaggcggaggcggcgatggaggcaCGCAAGGCCGACGTTCAGAACGCGaagacgcagctgcaggcactgccgcgccaggaagaggaggcagcgcgtcgactcctgcagctgcaggactCCCTCAGCGCTCCGAGCGATGCAGCCATCGCGCTGCACGAAGAGGAAGATGAACTGAAGAAGGCGCATAGCCGCCTCGAAGGCCAGCTGTGCAACTGCACCCAGTCGCTGGAGCAACTCGAGACACAGCTCAAGAGTCTGCggaaggagcaggagcggcagagcagcaggcagGCGGCCTtcgcggcacggcagcggcagcacgagcagctgctcgcgcagaTTAGGGCGGGCAAAGAAACGTGCGCAAGGCTGAAGAAGGGCCTCAAGCTCCTCCGATCCGGCGTGCAGGCCGGTGCCTCGGGCGTCTCGCTCGCCGAGGAACGGCAGCAGGTGGACCTGCAGCTCATCGAGCAGCagtcgcgcgtgcgccgcgccacagAGCGGCTTGAGGAGCtggtgaagcagcagcggcgagtcGAGGCGCACCAGGCCGAGGAGAACGGCCGCGTGCGGCACCTAGAGCACGAGTACGCCAAGGCAGCCGCGTCTCTCGAGAAGGCAAAGGCGGTGTACACCCCTTTGGCGCTGAAGCAGGAGCGCAAGGAGGCCCTCGAGGCCGAGATCTCGTCGCTGAAGCGTGAGTACCAGGCCGAGTACGAGAACTTCCAGCGGCAGGTGAGCACGGCGACCGCGCGCAACTACGACCTCGACTACAACCGCTACGCCTGCCCACCCGACACGGAAGACAAGGTGCTTGGGCGTGTCGGCCAACTCATCACTCCGACCGATCCGCAGCATGCGCTGGGGCTCATGGTTGGCGCCCAGAACCAGCTGCTacgcgtcgtcgtcacgGACGATCGCGTCGCTGAAGCCATCATCCGCAGTgggctgcgacagcgcaccGCGTTCTTTGCCCTGGACAAGTTGCAGCGTCAGCCAACACACTTCTTTATCGATGGCGCGAAGCTGCAGACGGCGCGGCTCATTGCCGAGCAGCAGGGTGGCTGGGTGCACCGCGCACGGGACTTGGTGACGGTGCAGGAGGCCTCAtcccatcagcagcagcagcagctcaacgCTCTTGCGGACTTCGTGTTTGGCAACTTCCTTGTGTGCTCCAGCTTGCGGCTTGCGCAGGAGCTGGCCTACAACCCGTCCATTAAAGCGAAGGCCGTCACCGTCGAGGGCGAGGTGGCCGAGCCGAACGGCTTGATGACGGGCGGGTCGACGCGGCAGCTACGCGACGTTTTCGCCGACCTCAAGACGTACACCGCTCAGAAACAGCCGCtcaaggcgctgcagcaacgcacgcgcgcgctggaAGTCGAGTACGCCGCCCTGCGCGACACGctccggcagcaccagcacgaCATCCAGGTATAcaaggcagcggaggaggcggcggagctgtcGAAGCAGCGCTACATCGTCGCCGCTAACAGTGTGCAGAGCGGTGCGGCCGAGCTGACGGAGCAGATGGAGCGCGAGCGGACCGCGCTCGCCgaggcgcgcgagaaggTGGAGGTCCTGCAGGCAAGGCAGCGCGAGTTGGCCACGCAGGCTCAGACGACAGACCTGAACTCGGTGCGACAGGAAATGGAAGATCAactcgccgcagcggaggccCACGTGGCGCGGCTGACggccgacgaggagcgcggcgcggcggagtTTGAGCGACTCGAGGCAGAcatggagcagcaggcggcggaCTTGTCTCGCAAGACACAAGACACGGAGGAGGATATGGTGCAGCAACAGAGTCAGAAGCTGaagctggcggcgcaggtcgaggaggtgacgcagcagctggcggcggtgcaggcgcgctCTAAGCAGAACGAggagcggcgccagcggctggAAAAAGATATCGACGACGCCCAGGAGGAGCTGACGCGCCTCGCGGAGCGCAAGGTCACGCTGGATAACCTGGTCAAGAATGGCGAAGTGGAGCTGCGAGAGCAGAGCCGGTGCCTCGAGagtctgcgccgccacgttcatgaggcggagcagcgctaCAGCTGGCTCCTCGAGGCGCGGGCCGCATTCAATCAACCAGGTGGCCCATACGACTtcagcgacgcggcgcgcacggcggccatcctgcaggagctgcgcgacgtcgAAGCGCGTGCTGCCGTGATGTCGAGCAAACTCTCGCAAAAGTCTGCTATCCTGTacgaggagcggcgccgcgagtACGAGGAGCTCGTcaagcagcgcaccgccctTGGCGAGGACAAGGAGGCGATCCAGCGCTGCATCACCGAGATCGAGTCGAAGAAGTGGGGCGCGCTGGATCGCATGGTTGGCGTCGTCAGCTCCATCTTCGGTAAGCTCTTTGCCACGTGTCTGCCtggcgcgacggcgcagttGCTGGAGGAACGCGACGCGGCGAACCATCTCAGCGGCCTCAGTGTCCGTGTCTCCTTCAACGGGAAGCCGAGGGAATCACTTTCCGAGCTCAGCGGTGGTCAAcgctcgctgctggcgttgtGCCTCATACTGGCCATCCTGCGCGTTCGCCCCGCACCGCTGTACATCCTGGACGAGGTGGACGCTGCCCTCGACCCCAGCCACACCCAGAACATTGGCCGCATGCTGCAGCTTTACTTCCCCCATTCACAGTTCCTTCTGGTGTCGCTGAAGGACGGCATGTTCAACAACGCCAACGTGCTCTACCACATTCGCAATACGCAAGGCTACTCGGAGGTGGCGCGCATCGAACACAAGCCGCCGTCTCAGCCGACGTCCGCCGACAGCGACCCGCAAAACGTGGCGAGCGGCGCTGAGAAACAAGGCGCTGTGACGTCGTCTGCGTAAGCGCAGTAGgcatacacatatacacacgcagctgctgtcgctgctgctgcttacGCCAGGGaaatgtgtgtgtatgtatgcgtgtgtgtgtgtgtgtgttataTCCGCAGAACTATAGATTTGCATCTTTCTCCTTTCCAGCGTGTGTCCGCACTCTGCCCGACGGCACATGAGTTCAAGCGCCACGCCACTCAATCGTGTCCCCCCTTCCCATCCCTAGTCCGTCACAGGCCGCCAACCCAcggcgcgaggcagccgtagAGGCacacgcggtgcagcgatgCGCCGGTCTAGCCATCCCCGCGTGGCCCCTGCGCCGAACTCCGCCCGCACCCTTGGTGCATCGCTCGCGGGGCGGCGCGGgcgtgttcactgtcgcaggttGCTCGGACGGCGCTACGTCGTAGGTGCTCGGCCCGGCcatcgccagcggcggtTCGGGGTCGGAACGGGCTgggggggctgctcggcttccccTCGCACACAGGGGGGTGGGGTCGGTGGGCCCCGTGCTgcgaggcgtgtgtgtgtgtgtgtatcccttccctcttcgtCGTGGAGGGGGGTCACAGAAAAATCAGGAACAGAGAAAACGCGAACTGCTTATCGGCGCGTTGCTCTTGTCGTGTGAGCCGAACTCTCGATGCGGAGAAGATAACGATGCGACATGGTGCGACGATGCTCGAGCGCCTCTCCCGCCACACGAAGTCGACATGCATGTCGGGtagaggggaaggggcgcgCGCGTTGATGTGGATGCTTCTCCCTGGCGATCTCCttctcgcgctgccgctagCTTCGCGGCTTACCGTCATGAACGTCTGCCTTCGTCTCTATCCTACGCCaccctttcctctcccctcttccaccgcactccccccccccttccacacgcacacgcaccacaGGAACGCCCTATCACCCCCGTTCATCTCAAAGAGGCCCACAATACTGCCTACTCCGCCGGTCAAGTCTGGCAACGGAGCGAGAGAAACCTAGGAGAGGCCACACCTTGACAATgtcagcaacgccgccgccgccctcgtccaacgcctccaccgcttatccgcacgcgcgcgcttctcctGGAACTTACCGCGGgacaggcagcggcgcgtaTTCGCGAGGGTCGTCGTACCAACCATCCGaatcatcgccgtcgtcatcgccgatCTACACATCGAGCCACtcgcgccgcggtggcggtagcACGCGTGTTCGCGCGCATACATACGGCTCCGTCTACGCCGATCCAGCAGCGTCACGTGCGGCGGCCCCCCCAGCGTCGCGTACGTCTGCGCCACGCGCCACCCCCGATgtcgccacgccgccgctgccgtctgcctcctccgcggcttcgccgcctctctcgttCATCTCGATCGATGTTCTGAGCAGCCTCAACGCCAGTGTGCAGGAGAGCCTCTCCGGGTACCTGTACACGGACGCCATCGAGCTTGCGCAGCGTCTCTTCGACCTGGAGGCGTCCtacgcgcacctgcacctgcTCGCTCACTGCTACACTGTCAGTGGGGCGGCCGGGACGGCGTACCGGCTGCTGCAACACTACTACCCTTTCCTGGAGCTGCATGTGACACGACCATGGACGGCTGGTGCTTCTACAagtgctgctggcggagcggcaggGGGGGTGGGCAGCGGCTTCCTTCCCTTCGACGCTCGCCGCACCTGGACAGCCTCTTACGGCGTGCATCCGCCGCAGCATCCGTTTTCGTCGGGCATGTcctcgacggcagcagctgcgacgtTCTCAGCTTCGAGCAACGAGAACAACGTCACCTCGGACGAGTTCGAGCTCGGCTACGAGACGGTTGACCTGCAGTCGCAGTGGGACTGCCAGTACCTCCTCGGTGTGTGCTGCTACCGCACGCAGCACTacgaggacggcgccaaGGTGCTCTCGCAGCTGCTGTACGTGTGCCATCAAGTCACCACAATCTCTAGCGTTCTTCGGCggaggctgcagcagcttcgccagcagcagcagcagcaggtggccGGGCGCAGTGATAcgagcgaggaagacgacgctggtgtggcggcagcagtacGTACCACGGAGAGACAGCTGCGGACCTGTGCCTTCGTGACGGAGGCGCGCACTTCGCAGGTGCTCTACTGGTTGGGTCTGTGCGAGAAGCATCGCCAGCGGCACCCGATCGCGGCtgagcacctgcgccgcgcctACGTGGCCCACCCGCTTCGTCTCGATGCGTTCCACGAGTACGTGCACTTGGCGTGGCCGTCGGAGCAGGTGGTGCAGTCACTACTTGCTGTGAAGGAGTCACTGATCGAGGAAGAAGATAGAGCGGAGGTCGATGTCACGgagccaccacagcagcgccaacgacctccgcagcgtcgcggcCGAGACGCCACCGACATCGCTGTCGATGTGGACGCCGAtgcagacgacgaggagcagcgtgctccacgcagcgccgctgctgttgctgctctcgctagcggcggtggtggtaaCCATAGCGCTGCCTCTGTTTCACCGCATGCCACGCAGCTGGTGCGAGCAGGTCCGtcggcggtgacgctgccAGCCCCTTGTCTcacggcacagcagcggcggtgcgcacagcagcacctgcggcCGTTCCTGCACGCTGCCTTCCTCGGCATTACCTACCGCTGCCCAGAGGCAGTGGAAACCCTTCATGCGCTGCTTGcccaagagcagcagcaacagcgagcggcagcggcagcggcagcgctggggtcggcgtcgtcgtccacgGTGGCGAGCCTGCACGGCTCAGCGCGTGCTGGTATGATGCgttcgtcctcctcctcttctgcgccgctgtggaAGAACCaaggtggcggcagcgcagcaacaggGGCCGTGGCATCCACCGCATCGCCTTggctgctc of the Leishmania donovani BPK282A1 complete genome, chromosome 5 genome contains:
- a CDS encoding structural maintenance of chromosome (SMC), putative: MRVKSIVIDGFKSYAHRKELADLSPHFNAITGLNGSGKSNIFDAICFVMGITNLKRVRAEDPRELIFRAGTTGVHAARVTIEFVNDDPASAPPGYSCEEYPLITIGRQIKLGGRQQFFFNNNVSLQSKVKRFFESISLNVDNPHFMILQGTVHKLIGMRSQDILSLIEEAVGTKAFDHRRRTAETLIRNKERKMEEIDTNIEAQIRPLLETMRADQEEYNTFMQKREKMEEKARFRVALDYYTHRTQHTEAEAAMEARKADVQNAKTQLQALPRQEEEAARRLLQLQDSLSAPSDAAIALHEEEDELKKAHSRLEGQLCNCTQSLEQLETQLKSLRKEQERQSSRQAAFAARQRQHEQLLAQIRAGKETCARLKKGLKLLRSGVQAGASGVSLAEERQQVDLQLIEQQSRVRRATERLEELVKQQRRVEAHQAEENGRVRHLEHEYAKAAASLEKAKAVYTPLALKQERKEALEAEISSLKREYQAEYENFQRQVSTATARNYDLDYNRYACPPDTEDKVLGRVGQLITPTDPQHALGLMVGAQNQLLRVVVTDDRVAEAIIRSGLRQRTAFFALDKLQRQPTHFFIDGAKLQTARLIAEQQGGWVHRARDLVTVQEASSHQQQQQLNALADFVFGNFLVCSSLRLAQELAYNPSIKAKAVTVEGEVAEPNGLMTGGSTRQLRDVFADLKTYTAQKQPLKALQQRTRALEVEYAALRDTLRQHQHDIQVYKAAEEAAELSKQRYIVAANSVQSGAAELTEQMERERTALAEAREKVEVLQARQRELATQAQTTDLNSVRQEMEDQLAAAEAHVARLTADEERGAAEFERLEADMEQQAADLSRKTQDTEEDMVQQQSQKLKLAAQVEEVTQQLAAVQARSKQNEERRQRLEKDIDDAQEELTRLAERKVTLDNLVKNGEVELREQSRCLESLRRHVHEAEQRYSWLLEARAAFNQPGGPYDFSDAARTAAILQELRDVEARAAVMSSKLSQKSAILYEERRREYEELVKQRTALGEDKEAIQRCITEIESKKWGALDRMVGVVSSIFGKLFATCLPGATAQLLEERDAANHLSGLSVRVSFNGKPRESLSELSGGQRSLLALCLILAILRVRPAPLYILDEVDAALDPSHTQNIGRMLQLYFPHSQFLLVSLKDGMFNNANVLYHIRNTQGYSEVARIEHKPPSQPTSADSDPQNVASGAEKQGAVTSSA